A single Roseinatronobacter monicus DNA region contains:
- the rseP gene encoding RIP metalloprotease RseP, which translates to MDLIGLLPSFGNFFFTIAAFVVVLSIIVAVHEYGHYIVGRWSGIHADVFSIGFGPVLVKRTDKRGTVWQVAAVPLGGYVKFAGDAGATSGKDAEGMSEMDAAQRRRTMHGAPLWARASTVAAGPFFNFIFAFFVFAALIMYEGVAIDEPVVGEITSLPAQPFELAAGDRILAIEGTETETLADFMRSADEMPAQAVLNYTVERDGQVIDVTGPHPQPPLAGNVAMKSAAREAQMRPGDVITAINDTDIATFAELRDMVAASGGAPLDLRVWRDGRDLELTMVPRSTDLPLAGGGFETRYLIGLTSGAVFEYGTRTPSLVEASGIAAAQIWRVIRTSLEGLYYMIVGQISTCNLSSPIGIAEASASMANDGLIEFVWFIAVLSVAIGLLNLFPIPPLDGGHLVFHAYEAVMRRPAGDKAMQILITIGLALVLTLFAFALFNDLTC; encoded by the coding sequence TTGGACTTGATCGGGCTGCTGCCGAGTTTCGGGAATTTCTTTTTTACGATCGCCGCTTTTGTTGTTGTGTTGTCGATTATCGTGGCCGTGCATGAATACGGCCATTACATCGTTGGGCGGTGGTCTGGCATCCATGCGGATGTGTTTTCCATCGGGTTTGGCCCTGTGCTGGTCAAGCGCACCGATAAACGCGGCACTGTCTGGCAGGTCGCGGCGGTGCCCTTGGGCGGGTATGTGAAATTCGCGGGCGATGCGGGCGCCACCTCGGGCAAGGATGCCGAAGGCATGTCCGAGATGGACGCGGCGCAACGCCGGCGCACCATGCATGGCGCGCCGCTTTGGGCGCGGGCATCGACAGTCGCCGCTGGCCCGTTTTTCAACTTTATCTTTGCGTTTTTCGTATTCGCTGCCCTCATCATGTATGAAGGCGTGGCGATTGATGAACCTGTCGTGGGAGAGATCACATCGCTTCCCGCCCAGCCGTTTGAATTGGCCGCAGGCGACCGTATTCTGGCGATTGAGGGCACAGAAACCGAAACACTCGCGGATTTCATGCGCAGCGCAGACGAAATGCCCGCGCAAGCTGTCTTGAACTATACAGTCGAGCGGGATGGCCAGGTGATTGATGTGACTGGTCCGCACCCGCAGCCACCCTTGGCAGGCAATGTGGCGATGAAATCGGCAGCGCGCGAAGCGCAAATGCGCCCCGGCGATGTGATTACCGCCATAAATGACACGGACATCGCAACCTTTGCCGAATTGCGCGACATGGTCGCCGCCTCTGGTGGTGCGCCGCTGGATCTGCGTGTCTGGCGCGACGGGCGCGATCTGGAATTGACCATGGTCCCGCGCAGCACCGATTTGCCCCTTGCCGGTGGCGGGTTTGAGACGCGCTATCTGATCGGCCTGACCTCGGGCGCGGTGTTTGAATATGGCACGCGTACCCCCAGCTTGGTCGAGGCATCTGGCATTGCCGCCGCTCAGATCTGGCGTGTTATCCGCACCTCGCTTGAGGGGCTGTATTACATGATTGTCGGCCAGATCAGCACATGCAATCTGTCCAGCCCGATCGGGATTGCCGAAGCCTCTGCTTCAATGGCGAATGACGGGTTGATCGAATTTGTCTGGTTTATCGCGGTCTTGTCGGTGGCGATTGGGTTGCTCAATCTGTTTCCAATACCGCCGCTTGATGGGGGGCATCTGGTGTTTCATGCCTATGAAGCGGTTATGCGCCGCCCCGCCGGGGATAAGGCAATGCAAATCCTGATAACAATCGGCCTTGCGCTGGTGCTGACGCTATTCGCATTCGCCTTGTTCAATGATCTGACCTGCTGA